A stretch of the Panicum virgatum strain AP13 chromosome 9N, P.virgatum_v5, whole genome shotgun sequence genome encodes the following:
- the LOC120691080 gene encoding cytochrome P450 87A3-like: protein MDLNKSVSVLHSIQGRINDMGLAAPPFVVMGVTLICIWLVHYLIKQINRRRRLQAVLPPGSMGLPLLGETLEFFARSPALDLLPFFKRRMERYGPIFKTNLVGKDLIVSLDPDVNHYVLQQEEKSFHIWFPESFMRLLGEENIAKCYGSLHKNTRNMIRRVFGPENLRLVLLHDMQGAVEKTLSSWHDRQSVELKPALSSMIFGIAAKWMIGYEASVLSGDLWKNFDAFNQGLLSFPLYIPGTAFYRCMQGRNNVMKTLKQVLDERRKKAETPERMDFIDVIVSELNKQNPALSENLALNVLFLMIFASFETTSSGLTAALKFLSDNPKAWQELEAEHQQIRERRADPDSEVTWEEYKSMKFTSHVINESLRLANVAPVLFRKATQDVQVKGYTIPEGWIVMICPPAVHLNPTTYEDPSVFNPWRWKDLSEPVGGSKDFIAFGSGLRLCVGIDFARLQMTMFFHFLVTKYRLKVVSGGDMVLSPGLGFPNGFQIQLERKK from the exons ATGGATCTTAATAAATCTGTGAGCGTGTTACACAGCATCCAGGGTCGTATCAACGACATGGGGCTGGCGGCTCCGCCTTTTGTTGTCATGGGTGTGACCCTGATATGTATTTGGTTAGTCCACTATCTCATCAAACAGATAAACCGTAGACGGCGCTTGCAGGCGGTGCTGCCGCCTGGTTCTATGGGACTACCACTCCTTGGAGAAACACTCGAGTTCTTCGCTCGGAGTCCTGCACTCGACCTGCTGCCTTTCTTCAAGCGACGAATGGAGAG GTACGGTCCTATTTTCAAGACAAACTTGGTCGGTAAGGACTTGATTGTCTCTCTTGACCCGGACGTCAACCACTACGTTctgcagcaagaggagaagtCCTTCCACATATGGTTTCCGGAGTCGTTCATGAGACTCCTGGGCGAGGAGAACATCGCCAAATGTTATGGGTCCCTGCACAAGAACACTAGGAACATGATTCGTCGAGTCTTTGGCCCAGAGAACCTCAGGCTGGTGCTGCTCCATGACATGCAGGGTGCCGTGGAGAAGACTCTTAGCTCCTGGCACGACAGACAAAGCGTTGAACTCAAACCAGCCCTCTCAAGT ATGATATTTGGTATTGCTGCCAAATGGATGATCGGTTACGAGGCGTCGGTTTTATCAGGGGATCTGtggaaaaattttgatgcgTTCAACCAAGGACTATTGTCCTTTCCACTTTATATCCCTGGAACAGCGTTCTACAGATGTATGCAG GGACGCAATAATGTCATGAAAACCTTGAAGCAAGTGCTTGACGAGAGACGAAAGAAGGCAGAAACACCGGAAAGGATGGATTTCATTGACGTTATAGTCAGCGAGTTAAACAAGCAGAATCCTGCGCTCTCAGAAAACCTTGCTTTAAATGTGCTATTCTTGATGATCTTTGCTAGCTTTGAGACAACATCATCTGGACTAACTGCAGCACTCAAGTTTCTATCGGACAACCCTAAAGCATGGCAAGAACTAGAG GCGGAGCATCAGCAGATCCGGGAAAGAAGGGCTGATCCGGACTCAGAAGTCACTTGGGAGGAATACAAATCCATGAAATTCACCTCCCAT GTTATAAATGAATCATTAAGGCTAGCCAACGTCGCCCCTGTGTTGTTTAGGAAAGCAACACAAGATGTGCAAGTAAAAG GTTACACTATTCCAGAGGGATGGATAGTGATGATCTGTCCTCCAGCAGTTCATTTGAATCCTACCACATATGAGGATCCCAGTGTCTTCAATCCATGGAGATGGAAG GATCTTTCGGAACCAGTTGGGGGATCCAAGGACTTCATTGCCTTTGGATCAGGATTGAGGTTATGTGTTGGTATAGACTTTGCAAGGCTTCAAATGACTATGTTCTTCCACTTCTTGGTCACCAAGTATAG ATTGAAGGTGGTCAGTGGTGGGGACATGGTGTTAAGTCCTGGACTAGGGTTTCCTAATGGATTTCAAATCCAACTTGAACGCAAAAAATAA